In Longimicrobium sp., a genomic segment contains:
- a CDS encoding xanthine dehydrogenase family protein molybdopterin-binding subunit, protein MTDWKRASEPPAEGGGSQTPLVNAVEHPDTGSVPLHPRDDGYNAELTVIGRRMRKTDGLAKSTGRARYTDDITLPGMLHGKILRSPHPHAKILSIDTSAAEALPGVFAVVTGAEMPTPYGIIVWTPDEQALATEKVRYIGDAVAAVAAVDEETANRALDLVRVEYELLPAILDPEQALTPEAAATPIHEPKKEGHNGNISKIVKLEFGDLDAGFRRADAVIEGEYFFEGTTHTPIEPHCAIGMWEEGGAGVGRLTVWSSTQVPHYLHRELAKVLELDPARVRVIQPPVGGGFGGKSEPFDLEFCVAKLAMKTGRPVKILYTREEVFYAHRGRHPFKMKYRVGATADGKLTAVDAKTLLDGGAYSSFGLVTTYYSGQLLTAPYEMPAYRFHSTRVFTNKPACGPKRGHGSVQPRFAFEVSLDKLAERLGIDPIELRRRNFMGGYRRTVNELRVTSNGFLQCLDSVERASGWKAKFRKMGYGRGLGVAGSCYISGTNYPIYPNAMPQSAVQIQVDRSGRVTVFSGASDIGQGSDSVPAYIVCEELGVPLDYVRVVASDTDLTPVDLGAYSSRVTFMMGNACIDAARKIRRQVQEAVAEEWGVSPSRVLLAGGRAMDGQDTGRQIPIREAFNLAEARFGTLGSVGFYNTPKDVHGDYRGGTIGASPAYSFTAHVAEVEVDPDTGFVEVKTIWVAHDCGRALNPAIVEGQMEGSAYMGFAEALMEQHIVKDADHGRAGLHDAPSLLDYRIPTSLDTPELRSLIVESIDPEGPYGAKEAGEGPLHPSIPAIANAIYDAVGVRLDALPFSPPRVWRALQEKAAAQREPERFAAD, encoded by the coding sequence ATGACCGACTGGAAGCGCGCATCCGAGCCCCCCGCCGAGGGCGGCGGGTCGCAAACGCCGCTGGTGAACGCGGTCGAGCACCCCGACACCGGCTCCGTCCCCCTGCACCCGCGCGACGACGGCTACAACGCCGAGCTCACCGTCATCGGCCGACGCATGCGCAAGACCGACGGGCTGGCCAAGTCCACCGGCCGCGCGCGCTACACCGACGACATTACCCTCCCCGGGATGCTGCACGGCAAGATCCTCCGCTCGCCGCATCCCCACGCGAAGATCCTCTCCATCGACACCTCCGCGGCCGAGGCGCTCCCCGGCGTCTTTGCCGTCGTCACCGGCGCGGAGATGCCCACGCCGTACGGCATCATCGTCTGGACACCCGACGAGCAGGCGCTGGCGACGGAGAAGGTGCGCTACATCGGCGACGCCGTGGCCGCCGTGGCCGCCGTCGACGAGGAGACGGCGAACCGCGCGCTCGACCTCGTCCGCGTCGAGTACGAGCTCCTCCCCGCCATCCTCGACCCCGAGCAGGCGCTCACCCCCGAGGCCGCCGCCACGCCCATCCACGAGCCGAAGAAGGAGGGGCACAACGGCAACATCTCCAAGATCGTCAAGCTCGAGTTCGGCGATCTCGATGCCGGCTTCCGCCGGGCCGACGCGGTGATCGAGGGGGAGTATTTCTTCGAGGGCACCACGCACACGCCCATCGAGCCGCACTGCGCCATCGGGATGTGGGAAGAGGGCGGCGCGGGCGTGGGACGGCTCACCGTCTGGTCGTCCACCCAGGTGCCGCACTACCTGCACCGCGAGCTGGCCAAGGTGCTGGAGCTGGACCCCGCGCGCGTCCGCGTCATCCAGCCGCCCGTCGGCGGGGGGTTCGGGGGGAAGAGCGAGCCGTTCGACCTGGAGTTCTGCGTCGCGAAACTGGCGATGAAGACCGGGCGCCCGGTGAAGATCCTCTACACCCGCGAGGAAGTCTTCTACGCCCACCGCGGCCGCCATCCCTTCAAGATGAAGTACCGCGTCGGGGCGACGGCCGACGGGAAGCTCACCGCCGTCGACGCGAAGACGTTGCTGGACGGCGGCGCGTACTCGTCGTTCGGGCTGGTGACCACGTACTACTCGGGGCAGCTGCTCACGGCGCCCTACGAGATGCCGGCGTACCGCTTCCACTCCACGCGCGTCTTCACCAACAAGCCGGCGTGCGGGCCCAAGCGCGGCCACGGCAGCGTGCAGCCCCGCTTCGCCTTCGAGGTGTCGCTCGACAAGCTGGCCGAGCGGCTGGGGATCGACCCCATCGAGCTGCGCCGGCGCAACTTCATGGGCGGCTACCGGCGCACCGTCAACGAGCTGCGGGTGACCTCCAACGGCTTCCTGCAGTGCCTGGACTCCGTCGAGCGCGCCAGCGGGTGGAAGGCGAAGTTCCGGAAGATGGGGTACGGCCGCGGGCTCGGCGTGGCCGGCTCGTGCTACATCTCGGGGACGAACTATCCCATCTACCCCAACGCCATGCCGCAGTCCGCCGTGCAGATCCAGGTGGACCGGTCGGGACGGGTGACGGTGTTCAGCGGCGCGTCGGACATCGGCCAGGGATCCGACTCCGTCCCCGCCTACATCGTCTGCGAGGAGCTGGGCGTCCCGCTCGACTACGTGCGGGTGGTCGCAAGCGACACGGATCTGACGCCGGTGGACCTAGGCGCCTACTCGTCGCGCGTGACCTTCATGATGGGCAACGCCTGCATCGACGCCGCGCGGAAGATCCGCAGGCAGGTGCAGGAGGCCGTCGCCGAGGAGTGGGGCGTCTCCCCCTCGCGCGTCCTTCTCGCCGGCGGGCGGGCGATGGACGGGCAGGACACGGGGCGGCAGATCCCCATCCGCGAGGCGTTCAACCTGGCCGAGGCCAGGTTCGGGACGCTGGGAAGCGTGGGATTCTACAACACTCCCAAGGACGTGCACGGCGACTACCGCGGGGGGACGATCGGCGCGTCGCCCGCGTACTCGTTCACCGCGCACGTGGCCGAGGTGGAGGTGGACCCCGACACCGGGTTCGTGGAGGTGAAGACGATCTGGGTGGCGCACGACTGCGGCCGCGCGCTCAACCCCGCCATCGTCGAGGGGCAGATGGAGGGCTCGGCGTACATGGGCTTCGCCGAGGCGCTGATGGAGCAGCACATCGTGAAGGACGCGGACCACGGCCGCGCGGGGCTGCACGACGCGCCGTCGCTGCTGGACTACCGCATCCCCACCTCGCTGGACACGCCGGAGCTGCGCTCGCTGATCGTGGAGTCCATCGACCCCGAGGGCCCGTACGGCGCCAAGGAGGCCGGCGAGGGCCCGCTGCACCCCTCCATCCCCGCCATCGCCAACGCCATCTACGACGCCGTGGGCGTGCGCCTGGACGCGCTCCCCTTCTCCCCCCCGCGCGTGTGGCGGGCCCTGCAGGAGAAGGCCGCCGCCCAGCGCGAGCCCGAGCGCTTTGCCGCCGACTGA
- a CDS encoding N-acetylmuramoyl-L-alanine amidase-like domain-containing protein encodes MSSSRRSFLRNLALSAAALAMPKSLDASSVLAAIAPADRERLAAWLRTLQRDGLASPRAPLGRAVARVGELALGTPYKAFTLNEYLAGGGPVPAHEPVTAYLTVFDCVTLVESTLAVARASATPGAGWDDFVREIERMRYRGGARSGYASRLHYWSEWISDNAARGLVRDLGPELGAVEDRRPLRFMTTHRASYPALRDDAVFADIAAMERRLDAQPRHLVAKEHIPAVMDRIQTGDVLGFACSIEGLDCTHTGLAYRDRAGVLRVLHAPLSGGEVQISRGTLPEYVAGLRSGTGILVARPLRG; translated from the coding sequence ATGTCTTCGTCGCGACGCTCGTTCCTGCGCAACCTGGCGCTTTCCGCGGCCGCGCTCGCCATGCCGAAATCGCTCGACGCCTCGTCCGTGCTGGCCGCCATCGCCCCCGCGGACCGCGAGCGGCTGGCGGCGTGGCTGCGCACGCTGCAGCGCGACGGGCTGGCCTCGCCGCGGGCGCCGCTGGGACGCGCGGTGGCACGCGTCGGCGAGCTGGCGCTGGGCACGCCGTACAAGGCCTTCACGCTGAACGAATACCTCGCCGGCGGCGGCCCCGTCCCCGCGCACGAGCCGGTGACCGCGTACCTGACCGTGTTCGACTGCGTGACGCTGGTGGAGTCGACGCTCGCCGTCGCGCGGGCGTCGGCCACGCCGGGCGCGGGGTGGGACGACTTCGTGCGCGAGATCGAGCGGATGCGCTACCGCGGCGGCGCGCGGAGCGGATACGCGAGCCGGCTGCACTACTGGAGCGAGTGGATCTCCGACAACGCCGCGCGCGGGCTGGTGCGCGACCTTGGACCGGAGCTGGGTGCCGTGGAGGACCGGCGGCCGCTGCGGTTCATGACCACGCACCGCGCGTCGTACCCCGCGCTGCGCGACGACGCCGTGTTCGCCGACATCGCGGCGATGGAGCGGCGGCTGGACGCGCAGCCGCGGCACCTCGTGGCGAAGGAGCACATCCCCGCGGTGATGGACCGCATCCAGACGGGCGACGTGCTGGGCTTCGCCTGCTCCATCGAAGGGCTGGACTGCACGCACACGGGTCTCGCGTACCGCGACCGCGCGGGCGTCCTCCGCGTCCTGCACGCCCCGCTCTCCGGCGGCGAGGTGCAGATCAGCCGCGGCACGCTGCCGGAGTACGTCGCCGGGCTGCGCAGCGGCACCGGCATCCTCGTCGCCCGGCCGCTGCGGGGCTGA
- a CDS encoding ArgE/DapE family deacylase: MQADREYFVDTLRRLVRTNSINPAFSDGSTNEAEIATWVGKEMERLGMTARRFEAEPGRASVVGVLPGTGGGRSLMLYAHLDTVGVEEMPDPFSAEVRDGRMYGRGTYDMKGGLAASLAAVKALRDAGARLAGDVLVAAVADEEVASIGMQEVLRHVTADAAIVTEPTELAVGLAHKGFCWLEVETFGRAAHGSQFDLGIDANMRMGRFLAQLDRLEKELRASEPHPLVGPPSLHAAVLNGGTGASTYAAHCRLTVERRMTPGETEQLVVGQLQAIADALAAEDPTFRAEVRPTLTRDSFEVPADAPIVRTVLRCAGEVLGSEPVTRGFPFWMDAAFLGKAGVQTVVIGGGGAGAHETEEWADIDSHVRLADILARTAASYCAGEGATVDSTESRS, translated from the coding sequence ATGCAGGCCGACCGCGAGTACTTCGTCGACACGCTGCGCAGGCTGGTCCGCACCAACTCCATCAACCCCGCGTTCAGCGACGGCTCGACCAACGAGGCCGAGATCGCCACGTGGGTGGGGAAGGAGATGGAGCGGCTGGGGATGACGGCGCGGCGGTTCGAGGCCGAGCCCGGGCGCGCCAGCGTGGTCGGCGTGCTCCCCGGCACCGGCGGCGGGCGCTCGCTGATGCTGTACGCGCACCTCGACACCGTCGGCGTCGAGGAGATGCCCGATCCGTTCTCCGCCGAGGTGCGCGACGGACGGATGTACGGCCGCGGCACGTACGACATGAAGGGCGGCCTGGCCGCATCCCTCGCCGCGGTCAAGGCGCTGCGCGACGCCGGCGCGCGGCTCGCCGGCGACGTGCTGGTCGCCGCCGTGGCCGACGAGGAGGTGGCCAGCATCGGGATGCAGGAGGTGCTGCGCCACGTGACCGCCGACGCCGCCATCGTCACCGAGCCCACCGAGCTCGCCGTCGGACTGGCGCACAAGGGCTTCTGCTGGCTCGAGGTGGAGACGTTCGGCCGCGCCGCGCACGGCAGCCAGTTCGACCTGGGCATCGACGCCAACATGCGCATGGGTCGCTTTCTCGCCCAACTCGACCGGCTGGAGAAGGAGCTGCGCGCCTCCGAGCCTCATCCCCTGGTCGGCCCTCCGTCTCTGCACGCGGCGGTGCTGAACGGCGGCACCGGCGCCAGCACCTACGCCGCGCACTGCCGCCTCACCGTCGAGCGCCGCATGACGCCCGGCGAGACGGAGCAACTCGTCGTCGGCCAGCTGCAGGCCATCGCCGACGCGCTGGCGGCGGAGGACCCGACCTTCCGCGCCGAGGTCCGTCCCACGCTCACCCGCGACTCGTTCGAGGTGCCCGCGGACGCGCCGATCGTGCGGACGGTGCTCCGCTGCGCCGGCGAGGTGCTGGGCAGCGAGCCGGTGACGCGCGGCTTCCCGTTCTGGATGGACGCCGCGTTCCTCGGCAAGGCCGGCGTGCAGACGGTGGTGATCGGCGGCGGCGGCGCCGGCGCGCACGAGACGGAGGAGTGGGCCGACATCGACAGCCATGTCCGGCTCGCCGACATCCTCGCGCGCACGGCCGCGTCGTACTGCGCGGGAGAGGGGGCGACGGTAGATTCGACCGAGTCGCGCTCGTAG
- a CDS encoding endonuclease domain-containing protein has product MPDALRVRMRDVAREHRKHPTSSESLLWECLRGTKLDGRKFRRQQPIGPFIVDFYCPEERLVVEVDGKIHERQQREDADRQEALESLGLRFVRVTHEEVILDLQSALAKIRAAFAVSTPLPHPSPLVGEGPGVGGIRAAAAPGLVPRADAEEVSR; this is encoded by the coding sequence GTGCCCGACGCGCTCCGCGTCCGCATGCGCGACGTCGCGCGCGAGCACCGGAAGCATCCCACCTCCAGCGAGTCGCTCCTCTGGGAGTGCCTGCGCGGAACGAAGCTCGACGGGCGCAAATTCCGCCGACAGCAGCCGATCGGCCCGTTCATCGTGGACTTCTACTGCCCCGAGGAACGGCTCGTCGTGGAAGTCGATGGCAAGATCCACGAGCGCCAGCAGCGCGAGGATGCGGATCGCCAGGAAGCGCTGGAGTCGCTCGGCCTCCGCTTCGTCCGCGTAACGCATGAAGAGGTCATCCTCGACCTCCAATCAGCCCTCGCGAAGATCCGTGCGGCCTTCGCGGTAAGTACTCCCCTCCCCCATCCCTCCCCCCTCGTGGGGGAGGGGCCGGGGGTGGGGGGGATCCGCGCCGCGGCCGCACCGGGGCTCGTCCCGCGCGCTGATGCCGAGGAGGTGTCGAGATGA
- a CDS encoding methyltransferase domain-containing protein, which translates to MLDEQGAATTERPVYQEIADRYAAEVDTRPLNAFYERPAVLSLLPPLAGTRVLDAGCGPGWYTEQLVAQGAEVTAFDAAPRFVELTRARVGDRAHVLQADLAQPLDFAADAAFELVLSPLALHYVQDWDVLLRELARVLRPGGHLVFSTHHPFMTWMLYQTPDYFATERLESAWDVVGKVAFYRRPLTAITEALAGAGFVVERLIEPQPVEAFRHANPEEYEKFMKTPWYLAVRARRDA; encoded by the coding sequence ATGCTTGACGAACAGGGAGCCGCAACGACCGAGCGGCCCGTCTACCAGGAGATCGCCGACCGCTACGCCGCCGAGGTCGACACCCGGCCGCTCAACGCCTTCTACGAGCGGCCGGCGGTGCTTTCCCTCCTCCCCCCGCTGGCGGGAACGCGCGTGCTGGACGCCGGCTGCGGCCCGGGGTGGTACACCGAGCAGCTGGTGGCGCAGGGCGCGGAGGTCACCGCCTTCGACGCGGCGCCGCGCTTCGTGGAGCTGACCCGCGCCCGCGTGGGCGACCGCGCGCACGTGCTTCAGGCAGATCTCGCGCAGCCGCTGGACTTCGCCGCCGACGCCGCCTTCGAGCTCGTCCTCAGCCCGCTCGCCCTGCACTACGTCCAGGACTGGGACGTGCTGCTCCGCGAGCTCGCGCGCGTCCTGCGGCCGGGCGGGCACCTGGTCTTTTCCACCCACCACCCGTTCATGACCTGGATGCTTTACCAGACGCCGGACTACTTCGCCACCGAGCGCCTGGAGAGCGCGTGGGACGTGGTCGGGAAGGTGGCCTTCTACCGCCGGCCGCTCACGGCCATCACCGAGGCGCTCGCCGGCGCCGGGTTCGTGGTCGAGCGGCTGATCGAGCCGCAGCCCGTGGAGGCGTTTCGCCACGCCAACCCGGAGGAGTACGAGAAGTTCATGAAGACTCCCTGGTACCTCGCCGTCCGCGCCCGGCGCGACGCATAA
- a CDS encoding Uma2 family endonuclease, whose protein sequence is MAKAISGYAAYRFLVRVKRGRWVPEPGELYILDLGRKATVRDLRWVKGQAEIVDDKLVVMAPSGWRNARARGALLSSLMDYEDCHKGDGVAVTSTVAFLIDAPHRRSICADVSWYTGPRSGPDFPPVAPVFAAEVRDYANYGNEAEEHFAIKLGDYFAAGTKVVWDVDVLREELIRVYRADDPENPTIYRRDGVAEAEPAVPGWRFPVNELWDD, encoded by the coding sequence ATGGCGAAGGCGATCTCGGGCTACGCCGCGTACCGCTTCCTCGTCCGGGTGAAGCGAGGGCGATGGGTTCCCGAACCCGGCGAGCTGTACATCCTGGACCTCGGCCGTAAGGCCACGGTCCGCGATCTCCGCTGGGTGAAGGGCCAGGCCGAGATCGTGGACGACAAGCTCGTGGTGATGGCGCCGTCGGGGTGGAGAAATGCCCGTGCGCGCGGAGCACTTCTCTCCTCCCTGATGGACTACGAGGACTGCCACAAAGGCGATGGCGTGGCTGTTACGTCAACCGTGGCTTTCCTGATCGACGCGCCCCACCGCCGTTCGATCTGCGCGGACGTCTCGTGGTACACCGGGCCGCGCTCTGGCCCCGATTTCCCACCGGTCGCGCCCGTGTTTGCCGCCGAGGTCCGCGACTACGCGAACTACGGCAATGAAGCGGAGGAGCACTTCGCCATCAAGCTGGGCGACTACTTCGCCGCGGGGACGAAGGTCGTTTGGGACGTTGACGTGCTGCGCGAGGAGCTGATCCGCGTATACCGCGCGGACGATCCGGAGAATCCCACCATCTACCGCCGCGACGGTGTCGCGGAGGCGGAGCCCGCCGTGCCCGGATGGCGCTTCCCCGTAAACGAATTGTGGGACGATTGA
- a CDS encoding LON peptidase substrate-binding domain-containing protein codes for MRRLPLFPLPTVLLPGAPMPLHIFEPRYRQMVAHCVEGDERFGLVYHDPDREGPFHPDEERVGTVARIMKYDPLPDGRSMILCKGEERFVIREGVEGGAPYYEAVVMPYDDEAAPDPRLPARRRQSIALFHRVLREAIEAPPPYPHVDPEREVAFRLAQTVRIDPAWLQRLLETRDERDRLDQIDDLLRSVLEAHARGEWSPQAEGDE; via the coding sequence ATGCGCCGCCTCCCGCTCTTTCCGCTGCCGACGGTGCTCCTCCCCGGGGCGCCGATGCCGCTGCACATCTTCGAGCCGCGCTACCGGCAGATGGTGGCGCACTGCGTGGAAGGCGACGAGCGCTTCGGCCTCGTCTACCACGACCCGGACCGCGAGGGGCCGTTCCACCCCGACGAGGAGCGCGTGGGCACCGTTGCGCGCATCATGAAGTACGATCCACTCCCCGACGGGCGGTCGATGATCCTCTGCAAGGGCGAGGAGCGGTTCGTCATCCGCGAGGGTGTGGAGGGCGGCGCGCCGTACTACGAGGCGGTGGTGATGCCGTACGACGACGAGGCCGCGCCCGATCCCCGGCTTCCCGCGCGGCGCCGCCAGTCCATCGCGCTCTTCCACCGCGTGCTGCGCGAGGCGATCGAGGCGCCGCCGCCGTATCCCCACGTCGACCCGGAGCGTGAGGTGGCGTTCCGCCTGGCGCAGACGGTGCGCATCGACCCGGCGTGGCTGCAGCGGCTGCTGGAGACGCGCGACGAGCGCGACCGCCTCGACCAGATCGACGACCTCCTCCGCTCCGTCCTGGAAGCCCACGCCCGCGGCGAATGGAGCCCGCAGGCGGAGGGCGACGAGTGA
- a CDS encoding pyridoxal-phosphate dependent enzyme: MSSPSAPLAHVAELRCLRCGAAYPPDVGAYLCPACDRGDGIDAGVLEVVYDYGAVAAFPGDGAGAVRGDVFRYAPLLPVDRPERAVLAAGGTPLVSAPGLARRFGLKELWLKDETANPTRCLKDRATTIALAMADAAGRDTLFCASAGNAAISLAGFCAHAGLRAHVWVPARASSEQLAWLQRFGATVHVAAGDYDFAYDQSEAEGRTQGWYSRNCAFNPYLVEGKKTVAFEIAEQLGWRAPDLVLAPVGDGCTLSAAGKGFRELREIGRTDALPRLVGAQAEGVQPLVHRLTGEDGGAEGSTRAASIAVRNPRNALRLLRELDTAGGTLLAVPDEETDRACATLSREAGLVCEFTSAAPLAALAHVAEAESLEGKTAVLIVTSGRAD; this comes from the coding sequence ATGTCCTCGCCTTCTGCCCCTCTCGCCCACGTCGCCGAGCTGCGCTGCCTGCGGTGCGGCGCGGCGTATCCGCCCGACGTCGGCGCGTATCTCTGCCCCGCGTGCGACCGCGGCGACGGGATCGACGCGGGCGTGCTGGAGGTGGTCTACGACTACGGCGCCGTCGCCGCCTTCCCTGGCGACGGCGCGGGCGCGGTGCGCGGCGACGTGTTCCGCTACGCGCCGCTCCTCCCCGTCGACCGCCCGGAGCGCGCGGTGCTGGCGGCGGGCGGGACGCCGCTCGTCTCCGCGCCGGGGCTGGCGCGGCGCTTCGGGCTGAAGGAGCTGTGGCTCAAGGACGAGACGGCCAACCCCACGCGCTGCTTGAAGGACCGCGCCACGACGATCGCGCTGGCGATGGCGGATGCGGCGGGGCGCGACACGCTCTTCTGCGCGTCGGCGGGGAACGCGGCCATCTCGCTCGCCGGGTTCTGCGCGCACGCGGGGCTGCGGGCGCACGTGTGGGTGCCCGCGCGTGCGAGCTCCGAGCAGCTCGCGTGGCTGCAGCGCTTCGGCGCCACGGTGCACGTCGCCGCGGGGGACTACGATTTCGCGTACGACCAGAGCGAGGCGGAGGGGCGGACGCAAGGCTGGTACTCGCGCAACTGCGCCTTCAACCCCTATCTCGTGGAGGGGAAGAAGACGGTGGCATTCGAGATCGCCGAGCAGCTGGGATGGCGCGCGCCGGACCTGGTGCTCGCCCCCGTCGGCGACGGGTGCACGCTTTCCGCGGCGGGGAAGGGGTTCCGCGAGCTGCGCGAGATCGGGCGCACGGACGCGCTGCCGCGGCTGGTTGGCGCGCAGGCCGAGGGTGTGCAGCCGCTCGTCCACCGCCTGACCGGCGAGGATGGCGGGGCGGAGGGGAGCACCCGCGCCGCCTCCATCGCCGTGCGGAACCCGCGCAACGCGCTGCGGCTGCTGCGCGAGCTCGATACGGCCGGCGGCACGCTGCTCGCCGTTCCCGACGAGGAGACGGACCGCGCCTGCGCCACCCTCTCGCGCGAGGCCGGCCTGGTGTGCGAGTTCACCTCCGCCGCGCCGCTCGCCGCCCTCGCGCACGTGGCCGAGGCCGAATCGCTCGAGGGAAAGACGGCCGTGCTGATCGTCACCAGCGGCCGGGCGGACTGA
- a CDS encoding (2Fe-2S)-binding protein, with amino-acid sequence MKELITLRVNGDTHQAAVPTHWTLLEALRYSIGLTGSKQGCDKGDCGACTVWVDGVPTLSCITPVYEAVGHEVRTVEGLAGFRTRPGVPHPLQDAFDLCGAAQCGFCTPGILMSAAALLEENVTPTRDDIREALSGNLCRCTGYTKILDAVEMAAATLRGDRPASDDDPHGPAVLLPGDEALERMADDAAGAEKEVVL; translated from the coding sequence ATGAAGGAGCTCATCACCCTCCGCGTGAACGGCGATACGCACCAGGCGGCGGTGCCCACGCACTGGACGCTGCTCGAGGCGCTGCGCTACAGCATCGGCCTCACCGGCAGCAAGCAGGGGTGCGACAAGGGCGACTGCGGTGCCTGCACCGTGTGGGTCGACGGCGTGCCCACCCTCTCCTGCATCACCCCCGTCTACGAGGCGGTGGGGCACGAGGTGCGCACCGTGGAGGGGCTGGCCGGCTTCCGTACCCGTCCCGGTGTGCCGCACCCGCTGCAGGACGCGTTCGACCTCTGCGGCGCCGCGCAGTGCGGCTTCTGCACCCCCGGCATCCTGATGAGCGCCGCCGCCCTGCTCGAGGAGAACGTGACGCCCACGCGCGACGACATCCGCGAGGCCCTCAGCGGCAACCTCTGCCGCTGCACCGGCTACACCAAGATCCTCGACGCCGTCGAGATGGCCGCCGCCACCCTCCGCGGCGACCGCCCCGCGAGCGACGACGACCCGCACGGGCCGGCGGTGCTGCTTCCGGGGGACGAGGCGCTCGAGCGGATGGCGGATGATGCGGCTGGCGCGGAGAAGGAGGTGGTGCTGTGA
- a CDS encoding Ppx/GppA phosphatase family protein, translating to MPQLQLPGRRRKKADTEESPFPLRVAAVDVGSNAIRFLAAEFSAPGEYRVLEEERVPVRLGHDVFLTGKLTPEAIDAAAEAIARFRARMEALGIEDYRAVATSATRESRNGRELVERVRRDAGIELETITGQEEARLVYLAVANRVGMGEEKWITVDVGGGSVEVSLVDASGILWSESHVMGSVRLLEELSTAGDEPGRFQRLLREYAATLQIPTIAAHWNPRGMVATGGNAEALAKLAGADVARGKVAAVPLQSLRGVIELLSRLSYRQRVDVLGLREDRADVILPAAMIYERVASLVDAAEVLVPAVGLKDGVLLDLADDLASHQAHEDRKDRQAVAGCVALGRRYLFNEAHALHVSRLAASLFDQLQRVHGMDAADRRMLLAAAVLHDIGAFVGYKKHHKHSLYLIGNSEIPEFTPRETDIVANVARYHRKGVPAEHHVAFTALEEDDRNLVVKLASLLRIADALDREHIQAVRAVAAKVRGNRLLLEVDGEGDLLLERWALRRKGGLFEETFGLEIEMTGGVEA from the coding sequence ATGCCGCAGCTCCAGCTCCCCGGCAGGCGACGGAAGAAGGCCGACACGGAGGAATCTCCATTCCCGCTGCGCGTGGCGGCGGTGGACGTGGGCTCGAACGCCATCCGCTTCCTGGCGGCGGAGTTCAGCGCGCCGGGCGAGTACCGCGTGCTGGAGGAGGAGCGCGTGCCCGTGCGCTTGGGCCATGACGTGTTCCTCACGGGGAAGCTGACGCCGGAGGCGATCGACGCGGCGGCCGAGGCGATCGCGCGGTTCCGCGCGCGGATGGAGGCGCTGGGGATCGAGGACTACCGCGCGGTGGCGACCAGCGCGACGCGCGAGAGCCGTAACGGCCGCGAGCTGGTGGAGCGCGTGCGCCGCGACGCGGGGATCGAGCTGGAGACCATCACCGGGCAGGAGGAAGCGCGCCTCGTCTACCTCGCCGTGGCGAACCGGGTGGGGATGGGCGAGGAGAAGTGGATCACGGTGGACGTGGGCGGCGGCAGCGTGGAGGTGTCGCTGGTGGACGCCAGCGGCATCCTGTGGAGCGAGAGCCACGTGATGGGCTCGGTGCGGCTGCTGGAGGAGCTGTCGACGGCGGGCGACGAGCCGGGGCGCTTCCAGCGGCTGCTGCGCGAGTACGCGGCCACGCTGCAGATCCCCACCATCGCGGCGCACTGGAACCCGCGCGGGATGGTGGCCACCGGCGGCAACGCCGAGGCGCTGGCGAAGCTGGCCGGCGCGGACGTGGCGCGGGGGAAGGTGGCCGCGGTGCCGCTGCAGTCGCTGCGCGGGGTGATCGAGCTGCTGTCGCGGCTGTCGTACCGCCAGCGCGTGGACGTGCTGGGCCTGCGCGAGGACCGCGCGGACGTGATCCTCCCCGCGGCGATGATCTACGAGCGGGTGGCGTCGCTGGTGGACGCGGCGGAGGTGCTCGTTCCCGCCGTCGGCTTGAAGGACGGCGTGCTGCTCGACCTGGCCGACGACCTGGCCAGCCACCAGGCGCACGAGGACCGCAAGGACCGGCAGGCGGTAGCCGGATGCGTGGCGCTGGGGCGGAGATATCTCTTCAACGAGGCGCACGCGCTGCACGTCTCGCGGCTGGCGGCGTCGCTGTTCGACCAGCTGCAGCGCGTGCACGGGATGGACGCGGCGGACCGGCGGATGCTGCTGGCGGCGGCGGTGCTGCACGACATCGGCGCGTTCGTGGGCTACAAGAAGCACCACAAGCACTCGCTCTACCTGATCGGCAACAGCGAGATCCCCGAGTTCACGCCGCGCGAGACGGACATCGTGGCCAACGTGGCGCGGTATCACCGCAAGGGAGTGCCCGCGGAGCACCACGTGGCGTTCACCGCGCTGGAGGAGGACGACCGTAATCTCGTCGTGAAGCTGGCGTCGCTGCTGCGCATCGCGGACGCGCTGGACCGCGAGCACATCCAGGCCGTGCGCGCGGTGGCGGCGAAGGTCCGCGGCAACCGGCTGCTGCTGGAGGTGGACGGCGAGGGCGACCTGCTGCTGGAGCGCTGGGCCCTGCGCCGGAAGGGCGGCCTGTTCGAGGAGACGTTCGGGCTGGAGATCGAGATGACGGGCGGCGTGGAGGCGTGA